One genomic segment of Candidatus Omnitrophota bacterium includes these proteins:
- a CDS encoding tetratricopeptide repeat protein translates to FKRNFDWKDPYTFWSKTVKASPDSPRALANLALAEKSRGDMVKAEEYFRKSLELEPYYAPAVNGLFDILTEKGRIKEAEDMLVEALKRFPDKIDFYRVLIGFYTERGKTEEARSLCKNVTALLSLGVGDIDDYLPIGMQTFQLGLLAESEKIFRYAFEKMPWSSYIANNLASLCRAKKDYAEAVRYYEIAIKKQPSNPVYYYNLGNLYDDTEKPVAAISSYKKAIDIAENYGDAWYNLGMVYEKAGNLKEANQCFKMVAKIEPENFEVRKKYE, encoded by the coding sequence CTTTTAAGAGAAATTTTGACTGGAAGGACCCGTATACTTTCTGGAGTAAAACGGTAAAGGCGTCGCCTGATTCCCCTCGCGCGCTTGCCAATTTGGCTCTTGCTGAAAAAAGCCGCGGCGATATGGTAAAAGCGGAAGAATATTTCAGGAAATCGCTTGAACTGGAACCTTATTACGCGCCTGCGGTTAACGGTCTTTTTGATATTCTCACTGAAAAAGGAAGAATTAAAGAAGCGGAAGATATGCTTGTTGAGGCATTAAAAAGGTTTCCGGATAAAATAGATTTTTATAGAGTTCTGATTGGTTTCTACACAGAGCGGGGTAAAACAGAAGAAGCGCGGAGTTTGTGTAAGAATGTTACAGCGCTTCTTTCTCTTGGCGTCGGTGATATTGATGATTATTTGCCGATAGGTATGCAGACCTTTCAACTCGGTCTGCTCGCCGAATCGGAAAAAATTTTCAGGTATGCCTTTGAAAAGATGCCCTGGAGTTCTTATATTGCAAATAATCTTGCTTCTCTATGCCGCGCTAAAAAGGACTATGCGGAAGCGGTTAGATATTACGAAATCGCTATAAAAAAACAACCGTCAAATCCTGTGTATTATTACAATCTTGGAAACCTTTATGATGATACGGAAAAACCGGTTGCCGCAATTTCAAGTTATAAAAAGGCAATAGACATAGCAGAAAACTATGGTGACGCCTGGTACAATCTTGGAATGGTTTATGAAAAAGCAGGTAATCTTAAAGAAGCAAATCAGTGTTTTAAGATGGTTGCAAAAATTGAACCT